A genomic stretch from Eptesicus fuscus isolate TK198812 chromosome 15, DD_ASM_mEF_20220401, whole genome shotgun sequence includes:
- the LOC129151627 gene encoding LOW QUALITY PROTEIN: cell cycle checkpoint protein RAD1-like (The sequence of the model RefSeq protein was modified relative to this genomic sequence to represent the inferred CDS: inserted 1 base in 1 codon) — protein MPLVNQRVPDESGYSLVASLDNVRNLSTVLKAIHFRDHATCFATKNGIKVTVENAKCVQANAFXPGTLTALRMCYQGYGCPLMLFLEEGGVVTVCKINTQEPEETLDFDFCSTNVINKIILQSEGLREAFSELDMTSEVLQITMSPDKPYFRLSTFGNAGSSHLDYPKDSDLMESFNCNETQVNRYKISLLKPSTKALVLSCKVSIRTDNRGFLSLQYMIRNEDGQICFVEYYCCPDEEVPDSES, from the exons ATGCCCCTCGTCAACCAGCGGGTCCCCGACGAGAGTGGCTACAGCCTGGTGGCCAGCCTCGACAACGTGAGGAATCTCTCCACCGTCCTGAAGGCCATCCACTTCCGGGATCACGCCACCTGTTTCGCTACTAAAAATGGAATCAAGGTGACGGTGGAAAATGCAAAGTGTGTGCAAGCAAATGCCT ATCCAGGGACTTTAACTGCACTCCGAATGTGTTACCAAGGTTACGGTTGCCCCTTGATGCTGTTTCTGGAAGAAGGAGGAGTGGTGACAGTCTGTAAGATCAATACCCAGGAGCCTGAGGAAACGCTGGATTTTGATTTCTGCAGCACCAatgtgattaataaaattattctgcAGTCAGAGGGGCTCCGTGAAGCGTTTTCCGAATTGGATATGACGAGTGAGGTCCTGCAGATCACCATGTCTCCTGACAAGCCGTATTTCAGGTTATCTACCTTTGGGAATGCAGGAAGCTCCCACCTTGACTATCCCAAAGATTCTGATTTGATGGAGTCCTTTAATTGTAATGAAACCCAAGTTAACAGATACAAGATTTCTTTACTGAAGCCCTCTACAAAGGCATTGGTCCTGTCGTGCAAGGTGTCTATTCGGACAGATAACCGAGGATTCCTCTCATTACAGTATATGATTAGGAATGAAGATGGACAGATATGTTTTGTGGAGTATTACTGCTGCCCTGATGAAGAAGTTCCTGATTCAGAATCTTAA